The Serratia rhizosphaerae genome has a segment encoding these proteins:
- a CDS encoding AzlC family ABC transporter permease, whose protein sequence is MKFNRLSVLNSEVVKGIVLVCLADGIVGVSYGSLATGYGFPLWVPLALSVLVLAGASEFLFIGIVAGGGSPFAAATAGLLVNARHMPFGMAVKDLIGHGPARFLGCHIMNDESVVFGVSQPTLAARKAAYWLCGLGIALCWPLGVIVGGSIGNLIPDVHSIGLDAVFPTILLALIVSALKNRRTLLSAVSGTAFALAAVPWAPIGMPVLFALLGLLIRKRTR, encoded by the coding sequence ATGAAGTTCAACCGCTTGAGCGTGCTAAACAGTGAGGTGGTCAAAGGCATCGTGCTGGTCTGCCTCGCCGATGGTATCGTGGGCGTCTCTTACGGTTCGCTGGCTACCGGCTACGGCTTCCCGCTGTGGGTGCCGCTGGCGCTGTCAGTATTGGTGCTGGCCGGCGCATCCGAATTTCTGTTTATCGGCATCGTTGCCGGCGGCGGCAGCCCATTTGCTGCCGCTACCGCCGGGCTGCTGGTCAACGCGCGCCATATGCCCTTCGGCATGGCGGTGAAGGATTTGATCGGCCACGGCCCGGCGCGCTTTCTCGGCTGCCACATTATGAACGATGAAAGCGTAGTGTTCGGCGTCTCACAGCCGACGCTGGCGGCACGCAAGGCGGCTTACTGGCTGTGCGGTCTCGGTATCGCGCTGTGCTGGCCGCTGGGGGTGATTGTCGGCGGTTCGATCGGCAATTTGATCCCGGACGTGCACAGCATTGGTCTGGATGCCGTCTTCCCGACGATTTTGCTGGCGCTGATCGTCTCAGCGTTGAAAAACCGCCGCACCCTGCTCTCCGCCGTTTCCGGCACGGCGTTCGCGCTGGCGGCCGTACCCTGGGCGCCCATTGGCATGCCGGTGCTGTTTGCCCTGTTAGGGCTGCTGATCAGAAAGAGGACGCGTTAA
- a CDS encoding alpha/beta fold hydrolase, whose translation MKPETEIVRVGDWQVYVERYMYPGVTDSVICVNGSFSTTLAFRSCVRNFKNRVNVILFDLPFLGQSRQHNDLTKPLAKSDEVFILQSLINHYEPSYLLSISWGGLAALMALSSRPRSIRKAVVASFSTKVNDAMNYYVSQGKKLLDEGKGDEAAMLLNTEVGKYLPNLLKQVNYEHLRQFDESAQKQVRYHVAQITEFNQADYIDTFRQIDTPILFINGEQDEYTTAQDIKELSNYINNCEFITVPQAGHFIYMESRFAADYFNDVMNGFLLVEEAMAS comes from the coding sequence ATGAAACCAGAAACAGAAATTGTTCGCGTCGGTGACTGGCAGGTCTATGTAGAGCGATATATGTACCCCGGCGTCACGGACTCCGTCATCTGCGTTAATGGATCTTTTTCAACCACGCTGGCTTTTCGCAGCTGCGTACGAAACTTCAAGAACCGGGTTAACGTCATTCTCTTCGATTTACCGTTCCTTGGTCAGTCCCGTCAGCACAATGATTTAACCAAGCCGCTGGCGAAAAGCGATGAGGTTTTCATTCTGCAGAGTTTGATTAACCATTATGAACCGTCTTATCTGCTCTCGATCTCCTGGGGCGGACTGGCAGCACTGATGGCGCTCTCCTCCCGCCCGCGCTCCATCCGCAAAGCCGTTGTCGCTTCGTTCTCCACCAAGGTTAACGACGCGATGAATTATTATGTCAGCCAGGGTAAAAAATTACTGGATGAAGGCAAAGGCGATGAAGCGGCTATGCTGCTGAACACCGAGGTCGGCAAATATCTGCCGAATCTGTTAAAGCAGGTGAACTACGAACATTTGCGACAGTTTGATGAGTCGGCGCAAAAGCAGGTTCGTTACCACGTTGCGCAGATTACCGAGTTTAATCAGGCGGATTATATCGATACCTTCCGGCAGATTGATACGCCGATACTGTTCATTAACGGCGAGCAGGACGAATACACTACAGCGCAAGATATTAAGGAACTCAGTAATTATATCAATAACTGCGAATTTATTACCGTACCGCAGGCTGGCCACTTTATTTATATGGAAAGCCGCTTTGCGGCAGATTATTTCAACGACGTGATGAATGGTTTTCTGTTGGTTGAAGAAGCGATGGCATCCTGA
- the ampC gene encoding class C beta-lactamase, translating into MLKKTLPLLPLCLALLPAFAHAVDKAEIDKVVQPLMEKYAVPGMTIAVSVDGKPQFYNYGVASKQSKLPVTQNTLFEIGSLSKTFTATLAAYAQHAGKLDWAQPASHYLPQLQGSAFDRVSLLNLATHTSGLPLFVPDAVTNEQQLMDYYRQWQPSHPIGSYRVYSNLGIGLLGMITANSLAQPFTTAMEQRLLPALGMTHSYVNVPPAAQKDYAQGYNKEDQPVRVTPGPLDAESYGLKSSSGDLIRYLNANMGLVKVASDWRQALDDVHRGYYRASEFTQDLMWESYPYPVTLDTLLAGNDAKVIMNGVPAQAITPPQAPQQQAWYNKTGSTNGFATYAVFIPAQKTAVVMLANKNFPNDERVKAVYQIVQSLTR; encoded by the coding sequence ATGCTGAAAAAAACGCTTCCTCTGCTTCCCCTGTGCCTGGCTTTACTGCCGGCGTTCGCTCACGCCGTCGATAAGGCAGAGATCGATAAAGTCGTACAACCATTAATGGAAAAATACGCGGTGCCGGGTATGACCATCGCCGTTTCCGTTGACGGCAAACCGCAATTCTACAATTACGGCGTGGCATCCAAACAGAGCAAGCTGCCGGTTACGCAGAATACACTGTTTGAGATCGGCTCGCTGAGCAAAACTTTTACCGCCACGCTGGCCGCCTATGCGCAACACGCCGGCAAGCTTGACTGGGCGCAACCGGCCAGCCATTACCTGCCGCAACTGCAAGGCAGCGCCTTTGACCGCGTCAGCCTGCTGAACCTGGCGACCCATACCTCCGGTCTGCCGCTGTTTGTCCCGGATGCGGTCACCAATGAACAACAGCTGATGGACTATTACCGCCAGTGGCAGCCGTCGCACCCAATAGGCAGCTACCGGGTATATTCCAATCTGGGAATTGGTCTGCTGGGCATGATCACCGCCAACAGCCTGGCGCAGCCGTTTACCACCGCGATGGAGCAACGTTTGCTGCCCGCACTGGGCATGACGCACAGCTATGTCAATGTGCCGCCGGCCGCCCAGAAAGATTATGCGCAGGGTTACAATAAAGAAGACCAACCGGTGCGCGTTACCCCCGGCCCGCTGGATGCTGAATCTTACGGCCTGAAATCCAGCAGCGGCGATCTGATCCGTTATCTGAACGCCAATATGGGGCTGGTCAAGGTTGCCTCCGACTGGCGGCAGGCGCTGGATGACGTTCATCGCGGCTACTACCGCGCCAGCGAGTTCACGCAGGACCTGATGTGGGAAAGCTACCCTTACCCGGTCACGCTGGATACGCTGCTGGCGGGCAACGATGCGAAAGTGATCATGAATGGCGTGCCGGCACAGGCAATAACCCCGCCGCAGGCTCCTCAGCAGCAGGCCTGGTACAACAAAACCGGTTCAACCAACGGCTTCGCCACCTACGCGGTATTTATCCCCGCGCAGAAGACCGCCGTTGTGATGCTGGCAAATAAAAACTTCCCTAATGATGAGCGTGTAAAAGCGGTATACCAGATTGTACAGAGCCTGACGCGCTGA
- a CDS encoding sensor histidine kinase, whose amino-acid sequence MSQPRFPLKLSTSVTLMVSAIIASVLMVVYALFFVQMDHEGQSQLQRKAMAIAETLALSDTIVDGLQNRRQDGAIQRFAEQVRQHNELLFVVVLDMDGIRYSHPKPALIGHHFIGNDLAPALRGQLNSAINRGALAPALRVFVPVYNARHQQIGVVALGIALDTVERVIDESRWIIYWTLAFAALVGSLGTFCLVKALKRIMLGFEPYEISNLFEQRNAMLQSIKEGVIAVDNQSRISIVNDEAKRLLRQSGPVENLLLSAASKHWPAQLHLAEVLASGKPRRDRQIAFNGSELLVNTVPIIVQGQVVGAIATFRDKTEVSQLLQRLSGMTQYADALRVQSHEFMNKLHVILGMLHMKAYQQLENYVINTASTYQEEIGTLLRRIKSPEVAGFFIAKINRAQEAGIDLVIDEDSLLPEAAEAETTHVLISVLGNLIENAIEAIDGEEGHEITLSFHHNDNHLHCIVSDDGPGIDPIIGSRIFEQGFSTKGSGRGIGLALILSHLQKLGGSIDFDSEPGELTQFYVHIPYQAKS is encoded by the coding sequence ATGTCACAGCCCAGGTTTCCGCTGAAGCTCAGCACCTCGGTCACGCTGATGGTATCCGCCATTATCGCCTCGGTGCTGATGGTGGTTTACGCGCTGTTTTTTGTCCAGATGGACCATGAAGGACAAAGCCAGCTGCAGCGCAAGGCCATGGCCATCGCCGAAACGCTGGCGCTGTCCGACACCATCGTCGACGGACTGCAGAACCGACGGCAGGACGGCGCTATTCAGCGCTTCGCCGAACAGGTGCGTCAGCATAATGAACTGCTGTTCGTGGTGGTGCTGGATATGGACGGCATCCGCTATTCGCACCCCAAACCGGCGCTGATCGGCCATCACTTTATCGGCAACGATCTGGCGCCGGCGCTACGCGGCCAGTTAAACAGCGCCATCAACCGCGGCGCACTGGCTCCGGCGCTGCGCGTGTTTGTGCCGGTTTATAACGCCCGGCACCAGCAGATCGGCGTGGTAGCGCTGGGCATTGCGCTGGATACCGTCGAGCGGGTTATCGACGAGAGCCGCTGGATCATCTACTGGACGCTGGCCTTCGCCGCACTGGTCGGCTCGCTGGGCACGTTCTGCCTGGTAAAAGCGTTGAAACGCATTATGCTCGGTTTTGAGCCTTACGAAATTTCCAATCTGTTTGAACAGCGCAATGCGATGCTGCAATCGATTAAAGAAGGCGTGATTGCCGTCGATAATCAATCACGCATCAGTATCGTCAATGATGAGGCTAAGCGGCTGCTGCGGCAGAGCGGGCCGGTTGAAAACCTGCTGCTCAGCGCCGCCAGCAAACACTGGCCGGCGCAATTGCATCTGGCGGAAGTGCTGGCCAGCGGTAAACCGCGGCGCGATCGGCAAATCGCCTTTAACGGCAGTGAACTGCTGGTCAATACCGTGCCGATCATCGTTCAGGGACAGGTGGTCGGCGCGATTGCAACCTTCCGTGATAAAACCGAAGTCAGCCAGCTGCTGCAGCGCCTCAGCGGCATGACGCAATATGCCGATGCGCTGCGGGTGCAGTCGCATGAGTTTATGAACAAGCTGCACGTGATCCTCGGCATGCTGCATATGAAGGCATATCAGCAGTTGGAAAACTATGTGATCAATACCGCCAGCACCTATCAGGAAGAGATCGGCACCCTGCTGCGCCGGATAAAGTCTCCTGAAGTCGCGGGATTCTTTATCGCCAAAATCAACCGCGCGCAGGAGGCCGGCATCGATCTGGTGATTGACGAAGACAGCCTGCTGCCGGAAGCGGCAGAGGCGGAAACCACCCACGTGCTGATCAGCGTGCTGGGTAATTTAATCGAAAACGCCATTGAGGCGATCGACGGCGAAGAGGGGCATGAAATCACCCTGAGCTTCCATCACAATGATAATCATTTACACTGTATCGTCAGTGACGACGGTCCGGGCATCGATCCGATCATCGGCTCGCGCATTTTTGAACAGGGATTTTCAACCAAAGGGTCGGGACGCGGCATCGGCCTGGCATTAATTCTCAGCCACCTGCAAAAGCTGGGCGGCAGTATTGATTTTGACTCTGAACCGGGTGAACTGACCCAGTTCTATGTGCATATTCCCTATCAGGCCAAGAGCTGA
- a CDS encoding AzlD domain-containing protein yields MSLHSIVTGMIILAAGTYLLRLSGALLGQKMAFSTTTRDLLADAATTLLLAVAVIATLFEDQHFAGAARVVGVLTGLLLTWRKVPLIIVLIAAAAVTALLRWLGLP; encoded by the coding sequence ATGTCACTGCACTCCATTGTTACCGGCATGATTATCCTGGCCGCCGGCACCTACCTGCTGCGCCTGAGCGGCGCCCTGCTCGGCCAAAAAATGGCCTTTTCCACCACCACCCGCGATCTGCTGGCGGATGCCGCCACCACGCTGCTGCTGGCGGTCGCGGTTATCGCCACGCTGTTCGAGGATCAGCATTTCGCCGGCGCGGCGCGGGTGGTCGGTGTCCTGACCGGCCTACTGCTCACCTGGCGTAAAGTACCATTAATTATCGTGCTGATCGCCGCCGCCGCGGTGACCGCGCTGCTGCGCTGGCTTGGCCTGCCCTGA
- a CDS encoding cupin domain-containing protein gives MFVFKQDTRLETLGDGVSRRILAHGGGMMAVEVHFLAGAAGPLHSHPHEQLTYVLSGRFEFTIGDETHQVSAGDTLYKQPHVVHGCVCLEAGVLLDTFTPQREDFLT, from the coding sequence ATGTTCGTATTTAAGCAAGATACCCGGCTGGAAACGCTGGGGGACGGCGTATCGCGCCGCATTCTGGCTCACGGCGGCGGCATGATGGCCGTGGAGGTGCACTTTCTTGCCGGCGCGGCGGGGCCGTTGCACAGCCATCCCCATGAACAGTTGACCTACGTGTTGTCCGGCCGTTTTGAGTTCACCATCGGCGACGAGACGCATCAGGTCAGCGCCGGCGACACGCTGTATAAACAGCCTCACGTGGTGCACGGCTGCGTCTGTCTGGAAGCCGGCGTCCTGCTGGATACCTTTACCCCGCAGCGGGAGGATTTCCTGACCTAA
- a CDS encoding SGNH hydrolase domain-containing protein, with protein sequence MANNSIEFTTLNATIGIILSFVLGYISYKYFERLFNKSYAYLVSAAAAFAAVSFGATATEVNKHWVSTSSIALEKFKSYAASPEGIRQFGNQNRTCFLSTKTNDISFFDKEVCLKSAENKKNILVLGDSHAAELYQSVNDIFPDYNVMEAAASGCMPVNSKNGEKRCTDLFNYIYNDFLVNNKVDYILLSANWMVNKDHDLGKKLTEVINKIGKDKVFIIGQTKTFSIDFYKIAQKTPESKIEKLVTKESRLSNSWMSEQLAQSGINYIDVFDLNCNQGRCNYIDQDNVPMMFDKNHLTKTWADSYVKHIRTRVGI encoded by the coding sequence ATGGCCAACAACTCCATTGAGTTTACAACGCTCAATGCAACCATCGGCATCATTCTGTCTTTCGTGCTGGGCTATATCTCTTACAAATACTTTGAGCGCTTATTCAACAAGAGTTACGCCTACCTGGTTTCAGCTGCTGCCGCATTCGCTGCGGTATCCTTCGGCGCAACGGCAACGGAAGTCAATAAACACTGGGTATCAACCAGCAGTATCGCGCTGGAAAAATTCAAAAGTTATGCGGCAAGTCCTGAAGGGATAAGACAGTTTGGTAACCAGAACCGTACCTGCTTCCTGTCAACCAAGACCAATGATATTTCATTCTTTGATAAAGAGGTTTGTTTAAAAAGCGCTGAAAATAAGAAGAATATCCTGGTGCTCGGCGACAGCCATGCCGCTGAACTCTATCAGTCCGTCAATGACATATTCCCTGACTACAATGTGATGGAGGCTGCAGCATCCGGTTGTATGCCTGTAAACAGCAAGAATGGCGAAAAACGCTGTACCGATTTATTCAACTATATCTATAACGATTTCCTGGTAAACAACAAGGTTGATTATATTCTGCTATCCGCCAACTGGATGGTTAACAAGGATCATGATCTGGGAAAAAAACTTACCGAGGTGATTAATAAAATTGGTAAGGATAAGGTGTTTATTATCGGGCAGACAAAAACTTTCAGTATCGACTTTTACAAGATTGCGCAAAAAACGCCGGAAAGTAAAATAGAAAAACTGGTAACCAAAGAGTCAAGGTTGAGTAATAGCTGGATGTCAGAACAGTTGGCACAGAGCGGTATTAACTACATTGATGTCTTTGATCTGAACTGCAATCAAGGCCGCTGTAATTATATTGATCAAGACAACGTGCCGATGATGTTCGATAAAAATCACCTGACCAAGACATGGGCTGATTCCTATGTCAAACATATCAGAACCCGTGTGGGTATATAA
- a CDS encoding DeoR family transcriptional regulator: MSSSDFSADKRVTGTSERREQIIQRLRQQGSVQVNDLSAWFGVSTVTIRNDLAFLEKQGIAVRAYGGALICDGAAPAVEPSVEAKSSLNMTLKHGIARVAAEMILPGSRVILDSGTTTYEIARLMRHHHEVIAMTNGMNVGNALLEAEGVELLMTGGHLRRQSLSFYGDQAEQALLNYHFDMLFLGVDAIDPERGVSTHNEDEARLNRRMCEVAERIIVVTDSSKFNRSSLHKIIDTSRIDTIITDEGIPADSLNGLQKNGIDVVRVKV; the protein is encoded by the coding sequence ATGAGCAGCAGCGACTTTTCCGCCGACAAGCGCGTCACCGGCACCAGCGAACGGCGTGAACAGATCATCCAGCGGTTGCGACAGCAAGGAAGCGTGCAGGTTAACGATCTTTCCGCCTGGTTTGGCGTCTCCACGGTGACCATCCGCAACGATCTGGCGTTCCTGGAAAAACAGGGGATCGCCGTACGCGCCTACGGCGGCGCGCTGATCTGTGACGGCGCGGCTCCCGCCGTTGAGCCCAGCGTGGAAGCGAAAAGCTCGCTGAATATGACGTTAAAACACGGCATCGCCCGGGTGGCAGCCGAGATGATCCTGCCCGGCAGCCGGGTGATCCTCGACTCCGGCACCACCACCTACGAGATAGCTCGGCTAATGCGTCACCACCACGAGGTGATCGCCATGACCAATGGTATGAACGTCGGCAATGCGTTGCTGGAGGCGGAAGGGGTGGAGCTGCTGATGACCGGCGGCCACCTGCGCCGTCAGTCACTCTCTTTTTACGGCGACCAGGCGGAACAGGCGCTGCTGAATTACCACTTCGATATGCTGTTTCTCGGCGTTGACGCCATTGACCCGGAGCGTGGCGTCAGCACCCACAATGAGGATGAAGCGCGTCTGAACCGCCGGATGTGCGAAGTGGCGGAACGGATTATCGTGGTGACCGATTCCAGTAAGTTCAACCGCTCCAGCCTGCACAAAATTATCGATACCTCGCGTATTGATACCATCATCACCGATGAGGGGATTCCTGCAGACAGCCTCAACGGGCTGCAAAAAAACGGGATCGACGTGGTGCGGGTAAAGGTGTAG
- a CDS encoding helix-turn-helix domain-containing protein, which produces MTQPITIIADALVRERQRAGLSLAEVARRAGIAKSTLSQLEAANGNPSLETLWSLCVALDIPFARLMEPQQNSTQVIRRGEGPTVVAEMANYTAALLATCPPGARRDIYLLTAQPGADRISQPHSPGSVEHIIITQGRALVGLIDTPVELYAGDYICYPGDRAHIFKALEPDTLAVLVSEQN; this is translated from the coding sequence ATGACGCAACCGATAACCATTATCGCCGATGCGCTGGTGCGTGAACGCCAGCGTGCGGGCCTCTCTCTGGCGGAAGTCGCCCGGCGTGCGGGCATCGCCAAGTCGACGCTGTCGCAGCTGGAGGCCGCTAACGGCAACCCCAGCCTGGAAACACTGTGGTCGCTGTGCGTCGCCCTGGACATTCCGTTTGCCAGGCTGATGGAGCCACAGCAAAACAGCACGCAGGTGATCCGCCGCGGCGAAGGGCCGACGGTGGTGGCGGAAATGGCCAACTATACCGCCGCGCTGTTGGCGACCTGTCCGCCGGGGGCGCGGCGCGATATTTACCTGTTGACGGCCCAGCCCGGCGCTGACCGTATTTCACAGCCGCACTCGCCCGGTTCGGTGGAACATATCATCATCACTCAAGGCCGGGCGTTGGTCGGGCTGATTGATACGCCGGTTGAGCTGTATGCCGGCGACTATATCTGTTATCCCGGCGATAGGGCGCATATCTTCAAGGCGCTGGAGCCTGATACGCTGGCGGTGCTGGTGTCGGAGCAGAATTGA
- the dcuR gene encoding two-component system response regulator DcuR, translated as MINVLIVDDDPMVAELNKYYLSQVKGFHCQATVATLAQAHALLTDAGARIDLVLLDIYMKQENGLDLLPALRELGEKTDVIVISSASDVDTVQKALHYGVVDYLIKPFQFTRFKQALSHYQQQSQLLAQRTFCAQSDVDNLLRRQSGGNENKKLPKGLTSMTLRTVCEWIEQQHDEEFSTDNLANAIGISRVSCRKYLIYLADSDILSTRIMYGATGRPVYLYQLNADALSLLQSYCR; from the coding sequence ATGATTAACGTATTGATTGTCGATGACGATCCCATGGTGGCGGAACTCAATAAATATTACCTGAGCCAGGTCAAGGGCTTTCACTGCCAGGCCACGGTGGCAACGCTGGCGCAGGCACATGCCCTGCTCACCGACGCCGGCGCCAGAATCGATCTGGTGCTGCTGGATATTTATATGAAGCAGGAGAACGGATTAGACCTGCTGCCGGCGCTGCGCGAACTGGGAGAAAAAACCGACGTCATCGTCATCTCTTCCGCCAGCGATGTCGATACGGTGCAAAAAGCGCTGCACTACGGCGTGGTGGACTACCTGATCAAACCGTTTCAGTTCACCCGTTTCAAACAGGCGTTAAGCCACTATCAGCAGCAGTCGCAGCTGTTGGCGCAGCGCACGTTTTGCGCGCAGTCCGACGTGGATAATCTGCTGCGCCGACAGTCGGGCGGCAATGAAAACAAGAAGCTGCCGAAAGGGCTGACCAGCATGACGCTGCGTACGGTTTGTGAATGGATTGAGCAGCAGCACGACGAGGAATTTTCCACCGATAATCTGGCTAATGCCATCGGCATCTCGCGGGTATCATGCCGTAAGTATTTAATTTACCTGGCCGACAGCGATATCCTCAGTACACGTATCATGTACGGCGCCACCGGCCGGCCGGTGTATCTCTATCAGCTCAATGCCGACGCGCTGAGCCTGTTGCAATCGTACTGCCGCTAA
- a CDS encoding VOC family protein, translating to MFDHVKFGVSDYAASKTFFLNALAPLGVSVVAEGTPDYGVELSSPSNASLCLYQTAERPAHLHLAFVADSRRQVDDFYRAALAAGGTDNGAPGLRPNYHANYYAAFVIAPDGHNIEMVCHRPDE from the coding sequence ATGTTTGACCACGTTAAATTCGGCGTTAGCGACTATGCCGCCAGCAAGACCTTCTTTCTCAACGCATTGGCGCCATTGGGTGTAAGCGTGGTTGCTGAAGGAACGCCGGACTACGGCGTAGAGTTAAGTTCTCCCAGCAACGCATCACTGTGTCTGTACCAAACCGCAGAACGGCCGGCGCACCTGCACCTGGCGTTTGTCGCCGACAGCCGTCGGCAGGTGGATGATTTCTACCGCGCGGCGCTGGCGGCCGGCGGTACAGATAACGGCGCACCGGGCCTGCGCCCCAATTATCACGCCAATTACTACGCCGCCTTTGTGATTGCGCCGGACGGCCATAATATTGAAATGGTCTGCCATCGGCCTGATGAATAA
- a CDS encoding fatty acid desaturase — MVDEAPPLSLPARVKYIRQQIIAAGNDVKLRFPVLKYQNAIGLGILLFSIFSLVAVSALYIHQQISWWLCLLLNALCLSLAHEIEHDLIHNLYFKKNRFMYHLMMTLVWIVRPSSANPWARKTLHLKHHQYSGSEQDLEERALSNGTRWGVLRLLMTADLMVALAVVAWQDKGKGDLRGVLLTGLKAFFPVAFLTWGLWYLFLIVHGIDFAATLSGMPITWSGATQAQIGYLDILVVVLIGPNILWSFCLHFVSSNMHYHGDIEHNNILQQTQVMNPWWLWPLQLFCFNFGSTHSIHHFVVNEPFYIRQLTAAKAHRVMREMGVRFNDYGSFGRANRWGAAE, encoded by the coding sequence ATGGTCGACGAGGCCCCACCGCTCAGCCTGCCCGCCAGGGTAAAATACATCCGCCAACAGATTATCGCGGCAGGTAATGACGTTAAGCTGCGCTTCCCCGTGTTGAAATATCAGAACGCCATCGGCTTAGGCATCTTGCTCTTCTCGATATTTTCACTGGTTGCCGTCTCGGCGCTCTATATTCATCAGCAGATTTCCTGGTGGTTATGCCTACTGCTGAATGCACTGTGTCTCTCTTTAGCCCATGAAATAGAACACGATTTAATTCATAACCTCTATTTTAAAAAAAATCGCTTTATGTATCACCTGATGATGACCTTAGTGTGGATCGTCAGGCCAAGCAGCGCTAACCCGTGGGCGCGTAAAACGCTGCATCTTAAACACCACCAGTATTCCGGCTCAGAGCAGGATCTTGAAGAACGTGCGCTCAGCAACGGCACTCGTTGGGGAGTGCTCCGGCTGCTGATGACGGCGGATCTGATGGTGGCACTGGCCGTCGTCGCCTGGCAGGACAAAGGCAAAGGCGACCTGCGAGGGGTATTACTGACCGGCCTCAAGGCGTTCTTCCCCGTCGCTTTTCTTACCTGGGGGCTGTGGTATCTGTTCCTGATCGTACACGGCATAGATTTTGCTGCTACGCTGAGCGGCATGCCGATTACCTGGTCCGGCGCAACACAGGCGCAGATCGGCTATCTCGATATACTGGTGGTGGTACTGATTGGCCCCAATATTCTCTGGAGTTTTTGTCTGCACTTCGTCAGTTCAAATATGCATTATCATGGCGATATAGAGCACAACAATATCCTGCAGCAGACGCAGGTGATGAACCCCTGGTGGCTATGGCCGCTGCAGCTGTTTTGTTTTAATTTCGGCAGCACGCACAGCATTCACCACTTCGTGGTTAATGAGCCGTTCTATATCCGCCAGTTGACTGCGGCAAAGGCGCACCGCGTAATGAGAGAGATGGGCGTCAGGTTTAACGACTATGGCTCATTCGGCCGGGCCAACCGTTGGGGAGCCGCGGAGTAA